DNA from Deltaproteobacteria bacterium:
ACGCCACGGCTCGCAAGTCGTTCAGGGTCCACGTCACCAAGGACTACCTGAAGTTCTCGGCGGCGCACTTCATCGCCTATCCGGGCTTCCGTGAGGCGTTGCACGGGCACAACTATCGCGTGTCGATCGACGTTGAAGGACAACTCGGTCCCAATGGCTATGTCGTCGACTTCGGCGTGGTCAAGAAGATCGCGCGGCGCGTGTGTGAACGCTTGAACGAACGGACGCTGGTGCCAATGCTCAGCGACTGCCTGACCATCAGCGATGACGGTCCACAGGTGGTGATGCGCTACGAGAACGATGAATTTCGCTTGCCGCGCACCGACGCGGCGTTGCTGCCGATCGTCCACAGCTCCGCGGAAGAATTAGCTCGCTACCTCGCCGGAGAACTGCGGCGCGAGCTCGCGACGGAAGGGATCACCGAGATCGTCGCGATCCAGGTGGGTGTGGAAGAGACCACCGGCCAAGCCGCCTACTATCGAGAAGAGCGGTGAGGCGCGCGACGAGGGCGCTGAGCGTGGGGCTCGGCGTGACACTCGTGACGCTGATGACTGGCTGCACGCAGTTGCCGGAGCCGGAGTCGCCCGGCGCAAAGATGTACGCGGCGCGCTGCGGAACGTGCCATCGTCTCTATGCTCCCTCGCTCCTCAAGTTCGAGATGTGGAAATATCAAGTCGATCGTATGCAAGGGGAGATGCAGCGCCGCGGCATTCCACCGTTAAGCGATAGCGAGCTCACCACCGTGCTCGACTACCTGAAGCGCCACAGCGGCTAGAACCGGAGAGATGATGCGTCTGACTCTCTCGACCCAACACGCAACCGACGTCCGCACTGACCTACTCGTGATCGCGACGACGCGTGCGCGCCTCGCACGCGACCTCGCGGTCTTCGCCCCGCCGCTCAAGCGCTTGCTCCGAGAGGCCGTCGCCCGCGCCGAGTTCACGGGGGCGGACGGCACCACTCTGTTCTTCCAGACTCAGCGCGCGTTGACACCGCATGCCATCGTCCTCGTCGGCGCCGATCCAGCCGCCGCTCCTCGAACGTGGCTGCAACTCGGCACCATCGCCGTGGAGCAGGCACGCCAGCACAAGGCGCGATCGGTAGCGATCAGCTTCGGATCTGGGTTGGAGAGCCCCGACGCGATCAGCACTACGGCCGAAGGCGCACTGCTGAGCGCCTACCGCTTCGATCGATTCAAATCGCGGCCGGCCAAGGATACGGGCCCTACACGCATCGCGATCCTCGTCGCGCGGACCGATACCCCCACTCGCGCCGTGCTGCGACGCGCCGAGTTGTTCGCCGCGGCAACGAACTACGCTCGCGATCTCATCGTGACACCGGCGGCGGAGATCACGCCGATTCGTTTGGCGCAGGAAGCCAGTGAGTTGGCGCGGCGCCATCACCTGCGGGTTCGGATTTTCGACGAGCGGGCGCTGAAGCGGATGGAGATGGGCGCGATTCTCGGCGTCGCCCAAGGCAGCGCCCAGCCACCGCGGTTGATTGAGCTCATCTACAAACCGCGCGCGCGCGCCACGAAACGAGTCGCCATCGTCGGCAAGGGGATCACGTTTGACAGCGGTGGTCTCTCGCTGAAGAACCCCGACGCGATGCAAGGCCAGAAGCGCGACATGGCCGGCGGCGCCGTGATCTTGGGCGTGATGAGCGTGATCGCCCAACTCGCCCCCGCCATCGAGGTCCGCGGCTACGTGGCCAGCGCCGAGAACATGCCCAGCGGGCGCGCTATGCGGCCCGGGGATGTCGTGCGCGCATTCAACGGCAAGACCATCGAAGTGCTCAACACCGATGCTGAAGGACGGCTCGTGCTCGCCGACGCGTTGGCGTACGCCGCCAAAGCGAAGCCCGACCTGATGATCGATCTGGCGACGCTGACTGCGGCGGTCGGCGCCGCGCTCGGCCGCCGCTACGCCGGCATCATGAGCACCGACGCCACACTTGCCGCGGCGTTGATTCAGGCCGGGAAGCGGGCAGGTGAGAACCTATGGGAGTTGCCGCTCGTCGACGACTATCGCGCCGACATCAACAGCCGCGTTGCCGACATCAAAAACACCGGGGAGGGCTCAGCCGGCACGATCATCGGTGGATTGTTTCTGCGCGAGTTCGTCGCCAACGTGCCGTGGGCGCACATCGACTTCTCCAGTACGGTGATCACCGACAAGGCCTTGCCCGCGCACCCGATCGGCGCCACCGGCTTCGGCGTGCGCACGCTGCTGCAGTACATCACCAACCTGTAGTCGCGTCGTCGTCCCAGGCGCCGGCGTCTCCTCCCGCCCCTTGACACGCTGAGACTCGCTCTTACATTCGCGAGCGACTAACGGAGTACGGGCGCCGAATAGTTTCGGCCCTCGCGAGGCCCGCGGACTCCAGACGAACAGTTAGACGAGGAGGTTCATCATGGCATTGTTTCGCCTAGCGTCGGACTTCGATCCGACCAACGCACTGCTCACGCTGCAACGTGAGTTGGAGCGCGCATTCGGCAATTCGCGCGGTCTCGATCTCGGGGTTTCTGGCCGCGGCGTCTTTCCGCCAGTGAACGTTTTCAGCGATCGTGAGGGCTACATCATCCGCCTGGAAGTTCCGGGAGTATCGCCGGAGCAGATCAGCATCGAAACGCAGGGTCGTACACTCACCGTGAAGGGCAAGCGCGAGTTCACGCCGCCGAGTGATGGCAGCTTTCACCGCCACGAACGCGGTGCGGGCGAGTTCTCGCGCTCGTTGCAACTGCCGCTCGACCTTGACCTGAGCCGCGCCGAAGCCTCGTGCAAGCACGGTTTGCTGACCGTTCGCATTCCGAAGCGCGAAGACGTTAAGCCGCGCCAGATTACGGTACAGGCCGCCTAGCACCGCAGACCACGGAGGTACTACACGATGACACCCCAGGAACTCAGCGTCCGCGACAAGCAGGAGACCGCCCGCGAAGAACACACACGCGCCGGGCGTACCTATCTTCCGGACGTCGACATCTACGAAACCACCGATGCGTTGTGGCTGTGGGCCGACATGCCCGGCGTCGAGTCCGCTATTGACGTGCATCTCGCTGACGGCATGCTCTCGATCTCGGGACGGGTCTCGGTCAAAGAGTACGCCGAACTGGCGCCGGTCTACACCGAGTACAACGTCGGCAACTACGTGCGCCGTTTCACGGTGTCCGACGCCATCGACAGCGACCAGATCACGGCCAAACTGAACAACGGCGTGCTCGAACTGAAACTCCCCAAGGCCGAGCGCGTCAAGCCGCGCCGCATCGCGGTGGCAACGGCCTGAGTTTCCGAGCGCAACTCAGGCGCGAGCGGCGGTGACGTCCTCGATCGTCTTCGGAATCGCCGCGGACAAAACCTCGTGACCGCTTTCGGTCACCAGCACATCGTCTTCAATGCGCACCCCGATGCCGGCCCAACGTGGGTCGGCATCGCGCGCTTGGTGGCCGACATAGATGCCGGGCTCGACCGTCAACACCATCCCGGGTTCGAGCACGCGCGACTCGCCGTTGATCTTGTACTTGCCGACATCGTGGACATCGAGGCCCAGCCAATGACTGGTGCGGTGCATGTAGAGCGGTTTGTATAATTCCTTCTCGATGATCTCGGTCGGGCTGCCGCACAACAGGCCGAGCCCCACCAAACCATCCACGAGGACACCCAGTGCCGCATGATGGACCTCTTCGAAGCGGATTCCCGGACGAATCGCCTCGATGGCCCGCAGTTGTGCGCGCAAGACCAGTTCGTAGATCTCGCGTTGCCGATCGGTGAAGTCCGTCTCGACCGGATACGTGCGGGTGATGTCGGCGCAGTAGCCGTCAAACTCGGCGCCGGCGTCGATCAACAACAGATCGCCGGCCTGCATCATGCGGTCGTTGGTCACGTAGTGCAGAATCGTCGCGTTGCTGCCGGAGGCGACGATCGACGGATACGCCGGACCCCATCCGCCCTGGTGGCGAAAGGTGTAGTCGAGCAACGCTTCGATCTCGTATTCGTGCACGCCGGGGCGTACGGCCCGCATGGCCGCAGTGTGCGCTTCGGCGGCGATCGCGATCGCACGGCGCATCGCGGCGAGTTCGGCGGGGTCTTTGAACAGCCGCATCTCGTGGAGAATCTCGCTCGGGTCAATCACCGTTGTCGGGCCCCGACCGCTGCGTGGCCGTTGCGTTTGCCACTGTTGCAGCCAACTCAGGAGGCGCTGCGTAAACGCGGAGTGACGCCCCATCTGGCAGTACAAACGCTCGCGCTCGCCGACGTAGGCGAGAATCTTTTCGTCGAGCTTGTCGACCGTGTACGCGATGTCAGCGCCGTAGCGTTCCGTCGCCCCTTCGACGCCGGCGCGCAATCCCGTCCAGGTCTCGCGATCTGGATCGCGCGGTTGTACGAACAAGACGAACTCCTCGCTCTGCGGTTGTCCGGGCAGCAGCACGCAGACCGCCTCCGGTTCGAGAAACCCGGTGAGGTAGTAGAAGTCGTTGTCCTGCCGGTAGCGATACTCGACGTCGTTCGAGCGCAGGGCCACCGGCGCGGCGGGAAAGACGGCCGCGGCATCCGGGCCGATGGCGTCCATCACCGCTCGACGGCGGCGCGCCGCGGTGTCGCGATCGAACGGCATGAGGAGTCAACTTGCCGGACGGGCGAGCAGCGATCGGATCAGATCGATGGGCACTGGTACCACCACGGTGTGGTTGCGTTCGGTGCCGATCTGCCCGAGTGCTTGCAACAGGCGGAGCTGAATCGCCACCGGCTCCTTTTCCATCAAGGCCGCGGCTTCTCCCAAGCGCTCTGCGGCCTGTAATTCACCCTCGGCGTTGATGACCTTGGAGCGGCGCAGGCGCTCGGCCTCGGCTTGGCGCGCCATCGCGCGCTGCATCTCGACGGGCAAATCGATCTGCTTCACTTCCACCGATACCACTTTCACGCCCCACGGCTCGGTGTGCATGTCGATGATCTCTTGCAGCTTGGCGTTGAACTTGTCGCGCTCGGCGAGCAACTCATCGAGATGCGCTTGGCCGCAGACGCTGCGCAGTGTGGTCTGCGCGATCTGCGACGTGGCGTACATGAAGTTCTGCACCTCGACTACCGCGCGGCCGGCATCGACGACGCGGAAGTAGAGTACCGCGCTCACCTTCACTGACACGTTGTCGCGTGTAATCACGTCTTGCGACGGCACGTCGAGCGTGACCGTGCGCAGATCCAACCGAAAGAGTTGCTCGATGAACGGGATGACGTAGATGATGCCCGGCCCTCGTACCGGGGCCAGCCGCCCGAGCCGGAACACCACGCCGCGCTCGTACTCGCTGAGCACCTTGATGCCCGCGACGAGAGCGACGAGGACGATCACCAGCACGGTACCAATCGGCCCGACGAACATGATGGCACCCTAGCAGACGGTCAGAGCCGGCCGCAACGTGCGCGCCTATGCTGGTCGATTCGCGGAACCGGCCCCGCGCAACCGGTTCTGCGATCACCGGGCGGCTGTGCTACGCTTGATTTGTGGCGACTCCGAATCCACTCCGTTGGCGCCGCGCCGCCAATTCGGCCGCCTTCACCACCTCGCTCGTGGTGGTGTTGGCGCTCGGGTACCTCGCGCTCACTCGTGTGCTCGAACAACGCAAACCAATCGCGGCTACCGCCGGCGTGGAAACCGATGCCGCACCTGCGGTCGAGTTCGACCGCTTTAGCGCGCGACAAGAGCGCAGCGAGGGCGGCGAGCGGCTGAGTGTGTCGTTGCGCGTGCGCGCCACCGCGCCCGAGCCGTTGCGCGGGTATGTGTTCCTGGTCGCGCGCAACGACCACGTCACGCCGCATCTGTGGGCCATCTGGCCGCCGCAAGCGAAAGGTTTGGCAATCACAGCCGGTGGCCACTTCCACGCCGGCAATCCGTCTTCAGGCGAGGCGCTCTCGCTCAGTGATCGTTGGGAACGCATCAACGCCATCCTCCCGCACGAGCCGGGGCAGCCACCGTTCGATACCGTCACCATCTATGTCGTCAGCCCGCAGGGTCAGGTGTTGCTCAGTCGGCCGTTCGGAATCTGAGCTGCGCCAACGCCCCCACCGTTGAGAGGTCTGGCATGAAGAACGAGAAATCATTCACGTTACGCTTTTCGCTCGAAGCGGAGATTCCGCCCGAACTGCTGGAAGACGACGACTTCGAAGACGATCACTGGCTCGCCCAGTGGGAGGCGCACATCAAGCCCGGTCTTATCCGTGCCGTCTTCAGCCACCTGCGCTCATTCGAGGGTTGGGCAGCCCACGTTCGCAGCCGCGGCGTGGCATCGACCGATGAAGTCGAGGTGGTGGTGACGCATACCTTCGCGCCGCCGCCGAAGCCCGCGCTGCAGTAGAGAAAGCGTGTAGCGCTTCTAAAGGACGCTCAACAACTCACGCAGCACATGCTCGGCGCGGAAGAAGCGTTCCGCAATGTCGCGCGCCGCATGGCTCTCCTGCACCAAGTCGATACCACTCGTGTGCACCGCGTCGACCGCCTCGTCGGTCGACCGCACGCTGAACAGTCCCTTGCCGGTCGGGAAGATGCGATCAAACCCCGTGTCCTGCGTGATCACCGGACGCCCGGCGGCGAGGTAACACGCGCTGCGATCGGAGAACCAGCCAGTCGCCAACCGCACGTTGAGGTCCTTCGCCACGGTGAACTCGCCCCGCGATGCGCAGATGAAGTCGTGATAGCGCTCGGCATCAGCCGACAGCGCGATCGGATCGATGACCTCCCAGCCGTTCTGCTGCAACGCGCGGAGATCGTTGGGCAGCTTGGCGATGTCCATCGCTACGCGGAAGCGTGCGCCGGTGCGGTGCGGTAGCGCCAGGAACTTCATCCACTCGACGCGCTTGCGCCAGGAGTAGGTCTCGCCCTCGAAGTGGATCTCGCGACGGTTCTCGTCCCAGCGCCCGACGGTGGTGAACGCCGCCGGCGTGTCGGCCGCCAGCGGCGACCAGAGATCGAGAACGATCGGTTGGCGCGTCGGATGCCAGGTGAATCCCGCCGTTGGTACACGACAACCGGGTCGCCCGATGTTTTCGCCGAGGGTGAACAGCGCGTCATGCTCGTCGAGCAACTCCAGCAGTGCGCGATCCCCACTCGCGGCGCGGATTTGCGTGTAGGCGGGATCGAAGTCGATGAAGACCAGTTGCTGCCCCGGTTTGGACGGCAGGCGGTTCACCCCCGCGAGGTTGATGACGACGCGCGCTTCTGCCAGCAACGCATCGCGCGCATCGCGACCCAGCCCTGCGATGCGGTCGCGCGCGATGTCGCGGAATGTCCAGCGACCGCCGAAGCCGTAGCGGGCAAAAAATTCTTCGGCGAACGCGATGCCACTGGCGGGATCGTCCGTGTCACTATTGGTGCGCGGATCGTAGCATCCGGGGAATGACGAGGTGTCTTCGACGAAGTAGGGATCGAAGCCGAGCTGCCGCAGTCCGACCATGTAGTGCAAGATCTGCCAGGCGTAGCCGCCCAGCGGACAGCGGATGAGAAACCCCGAGACGATGATCTTGTCAGCGCTCACAAGCCAGCCAACTCCAACAAATGCGGCAAGACGATGCGTGCATCGAAACACGTGCGCGCCAGCGCGCACGCGGCCTGCGCATGCGCCGCATAGTCTAAGTCCACCGCGGTGATGGCGGCGGCCGCACTTGCTGCATCGTCGAACGCGAGCAATCCCCGCCCGACGGGTACGTATCGGCTGAATCCGGTGTCTTGCAGAATCACTGGTCGCCCCGCCGCCAAGTAGCAGGCGCTGCGATCGCTGAACCATCCGCTACGACCGGCCACGTAGCCGTGCTTGGCGGCGGTGAACTCGCCGCGCGAGCGCCAGATGAAATCGCGGTAACTGTCCGGCGTGGCCGCATGCACCTGCGGATCGCTCAACCGCCAGCCGTGTTGCGCCAGCACGGCGCGATCGGCTTCGTCGGGATGAATCGCCAGGCAGATCTCCAGCGGCGTGTTCACGCGCCGCGGCACGTCAATCACGCGGGTGAACTCTTGCGCCTTCTGGCCGTACCAGACTCCATTCCATTCGACCGCGCCGTAGCCACGCCAATCGGCGACGGTTGTGTACGCATCGCCCGGTGGCGTTGTCGTATCCCATTCCTCGATCACCACCGGCGGCACGATGGTCTGCCACGCGACGCCGCAGGTCGGCAACGGGCAATCTGGTTGTCCGAAGTTCAAACCGACCGTAACGTAACAATCGTGCCCGCGCAGGTTCATGTCGACGTGGTACTGCTCCTGCCAGATCTGGGTGAAGCCGGGATCCATATCGAGGTAGAGCCGTCGACGCGCCGCCGCCAGAATCTCGCGCTCATGGAAGCGGCCGGACATGTTGATGAACAGATCGCAGTCGCGTGCAAGCTGGTGCACTTCGCCGCGCGAGAGGCCCACGTGCGAATCGCTCTGCTCGTCGAGCAGCGCCATCGTGCCGTCGAGTGCGAAACGCCGCGACAACGCCGCGAACGTCTTCGCGTTGACACTGTGATCGAACGTCGTCGGCTGCCACTGCGCGTCCCAGCAGGATTTCGCTTCGAGATGTTCAACATAAAATGTCTCGAT
Protein-coding regions in this window:
- a CDS encoding 6-carboxytetrahydropterin synthase, yielding MKFSAAHFIAYPGFREALHGHNYRVSIDVEGQLGPNGYVVDFGVVKKIARRVCERLNERTLVPMLSDCLTISDDGPQVVMRYENDEFRLPRTDAALLPIVHSSAEELARYLAGELRRELATEGITEIVAIQVGVEETTGQAAYYREER
- a CDS encoding leucyl aminopeptidase; the encoded protein is MMRLTLSTQHATDVRTDLLVIATTRARLARDLAVFAPPLKRLLREAVARAEFTGADGTTLFFQTQRALTPHAIVLVGADPAAAPRTWLQLGTIAVEQARQHKARSVAISFGSGLESPDAISTTAEGALLSAYRFDRFKSRPAKDTGPTRIAILVARTDTPTRAVLRRAELFAAATNYARDLIVTPAAEITPIRLAQEASELARRHHLRVRIFDERALKRMEMGAILGVAQGSAQPPRLIELIYKPRARATKRVAIVGKGITFDSGGLSLKNPDAMQGQKRDMAGGAVILGVMSVIAQLAPAIEVRGYVASAENMPSGRAMRPGDVVRAFNGKTIEVLNTDAEGRLVLADALAYAAKAKPDLMIDLATLTAAVGAALGRRYAGIMSTDATLAAALIQAGKRAGENLWELPLVDDYRADINSRVADIKNTGEGSAGTIIGGLFLREFVANVPWAHIDFSSTVITDKALPAHPIGATGFGVRTLLQYITNL
- a CDS encoding Hsp20/alpha crystallin family protein, with amino-acid sequence MALFRLASDFDPTNALLTLQRELERAFGNSRGLDLGVSGRGVFPPVNVFSDREGYIIRLEVPGVSPEQISIETQGRTLTVKGKREFTPPSDGSFHRHERGAGEFSRSLQLPLDLDLSRAEASCKHGLLTVRIPKREDVKPRQITVQAA
- a CDS encoding Hsp20/alpha crystallin family protein, translated to MTPQELSVRDKQETAREEHTRAGRTYLPDVDIYETTDALWLWADMPGVESAIDVHLADGMLSISGRVSVKEYAELAPVYTEYNVGNYVRRFTVSDAIDSDQITAKLNNGVLELKLPKAERVKPRRIAVATA
- a CDS encoding aminopeptidase P N-terminal domain-containing protein; translation: MPFDRDTAARRRRAVMDAIGPDAAAVFPAAPVALRSNDVEYRYRQDNDFYYLTGFLEPEAVCVLLPGQPQSEEFVLFVQPRDPDRETWTGLRAGVEGATERYGADIAYTVDKLDEKILAYVGERERLYCQMGRHSAFTQRLLSWLQQWQTQRPRSGRGPTTVIDPSEILHEMRLFKDPAELAAMRRAIAIAAEAHTAAMRAVRPGVHEYEIEALLDYTFRHQGGWGPAYPSIVASGSNATILHYVTNDRMMQAGDLLLIDAGAEFDGYCADITRTYPVETDFTDRQREIYELVLRAQLRAIEAIRPGIRFEEVHHAALGVLVDGLVGLGLLCGSPTEIIEKELYKPLYMHRTSHWLGLDVHDVGKYKINGESRVLEPGMVLTVEPGIYVGHQARDADPRWAGIGVRIEDDVLVTESGHEVLSAAIPKTIEDVTAARA
- a CDS encoding slipin family protein, producing the protein MFVGPIGTVLVIVLVALVAGIKVLSEYERGVVFRLGRLAPVRGPGIIYVIPFIEQLFRLDLRTVTLDVPSQDVITRDNVSVKVSAVLYFRVVDAGRAVVEVQNFMYATSQIAQTTLRSVCGQAHLDELLAERDKFNAKLQEIIDMHTEPWGVKVVSVEVKQIDLPVEMQRAMARQAEAERLRRSKVINAEGELQAAERLGEAAALMEKEPVAIQLRLLQALGQIGTERNHTVVVPVPIDLIRSLLARPAS
- a CDS encoding glycosyltransferase family 1 protein, translating into MSADKIIVSGFLIRCPLGGYAWQILHYMVGLRQLGFDPYFVEDTSSFPGCYDPRTNSDTDDPASGIAFAEEFFARYGFGGRWTFRDIARDRIAGLGRDARDALLAEARVVINLAGVNRLPSKPGQQLVFIDFDPAYTQIRAASGDRALLELLDEHDALFTLGENIGRPGCRVPTAGFTWHPTRQPIVLDLWSPLAADTPAAFTTVGRWDENRREIHFEGETYSWRKRVEWMKFLALPHRTGARFRVAMDIAKLPNDLRALQQNGWEVIDPIALSADAERYHDFICASRGEFTVAKDLNVRLATGWFSDRSACYLAAGRPVITQDTGFDRIFPTGKGLFSVRSTDEAVDAVHTSGIDLVQESHAARDIAERFFRAEHVLRELLSVL